A window of the Rhodoferax sp. GW822-FHT02A01 genome harbors these coding sequences:
- a CDS encoding DUF3149 domain-containing protein: protein MKLLTDLFTTDYGIMSISGIGFMLGMAVFFLWYFKHKVNEAARNNEK, encoded by the coding sequence ATGAAACTGCTAACAGATCTGTTCACCACCGACTACGGAATCATGAGCATCAGCGGCATTGGCTTCATGCTGGGGATGGCGGTTTTCTTCCTCTGGTACTTCAAGCACAAGGTGAACGAAGCCGCCCGCAACAACGAAAAATAG